From Methylomonas sp. EFPC3, a single genomic window includes:
- a CDS encoding DUF3375 domain-containing protein, whose product MSLDYATLELLKQNHPAWRLLRSDHAPLIAGFLHRAFVAPNQRLIGQADLAEALEDELFALRERLGNDTFPKPALDYLNDWAGNDKAWLRKFYRQGSDEPFFDLTPATEKAIAWLGSLTERAFVGTESRLLTLFELLKQISEGSETDPETRIAELEKRRAELDAEIARIRAGDLALLDDTALKDRFQQFTALARELLGDFREVEHNFRGLDRRVRERIALWEGGKGELLQDIMGERDAIADSDQGRSFRAFWDFLMSSRRQEELSSLLEKVLALQPVAELRPDARLRRVHYDWLEAGEHTQRTVAELSRQLRRFLDDQAWLENRRIVEILHGIEAKALALRDNQPPGEVMAIAEAAADIELPMERPLHTPAVKPRIESIVPQTGDEELDAAALFSQIVIDKAQLARHIRHALQDKAQITLAELCRARPLQHGLAELVAYLQLGGDSFKTTVDEAAEDVIVWQTLDGEGRELSRQARLPRVIFVR is encoded by the coding sequence ATGAGTTTGGACTACGCCACGCTGGAGCTGCTGAAACAAAACCATCCGGCCTGGCGGTTATTGCGCTCCGACCATGCCCCGCTGATCGCCGGCTTTCTGCACCGGGCCTTTGTCGCCCCCAACCAGCGTCTGATCGGTCAGGCCGATCTGGCCGAAGCGCTGGAAGACGAGCTGTTTGCGTTACGCGAACGGCTGGGCAACGACACTTTCCCCAAGCCCGCACTGGACTACCTGAACGATTGGGCCGGCAACGACAAGGCTTGGTTGCGCAAGTTTTACCGGCAAGGTTCCGACGAGCCGTTTTTCGACCTGACGCCGGCCACCGAAAAAGCCATCGCCTGGCTGGGCAGCCTGACTGAACGCGCCTTCGTCGGCACCGAATCGCGGTTGTTGACCTTGTTCGAGTTGCTCAAACAAATCAGCGAAGGCAGCGAAACCGACCCGGAAACTCGCATCGCCGAACTGGAAAAACGCCGCGCCGAACTGGACGCCGAAATCGCCCGTATCCGCGCCGGCGATCTGGCCCTGCTGGACGACACCGCGTTGAAGGACCGCTTCCAGCAATTCACGGCACTGGCCAGGGAACTGCTCGGCGACTTTCGCGAAGTCGAACATAATTTTCGCGGCCTGGACCGGCGGGTGCGCGAGCGCATCGCCTTATGGGAAGGCGGCAAGGGCGAATTGCTGCAAGACATCATGGGCGAGCGCGACGCCATCGCCGACTCGGATCAGGGTCGCAGCTTTCGCGCCTTCTGGGATTTTCTGATGTCCAGCCGCCGCCAGGAGGAACTGTCGAGCCTGTTGGAAAAGGTTCTGGCCCTGCAACCGGTCGCCGAACTAAGGCCCGACGCCCGTTTGCGCCGGGTGCATTACGACTGGCTGGAAGCCGGCGAACACACCCAGCGCACCGTCGCCGAACTCAGTCGGCAACTGCGCCGTTTTCTCGACGACCAGGCTTGGTTGGAAAATCGCCGCATCGTGGAAATCCTGCACGGCATCGAAGCCAAGGCCCTGGCCTTGCGCGACAACCAGCCGCCCGGCGAAGTCATGGCGATCGCCGAAGCCGCCGCCGACATCGAGCTGCCGATGGAGCGCCCGCTGCATACGCCCGCCGTCAAACCGCGCATCGAAAGCATCGTCCCGCAAACCGGCGACGAAGAGCTGGACGCAGCCGCGCTGTTCTCGCAAATCGTCATTGACAAAGCCCAACTGGCCCGCCACATCCGCCACGCCCTGCAAGACAAAGCGCAAATCACCTTGGCCGAACTCTGCCGCGCCCGCCCGCTGCAACACGGCCTGGCGGAACTGGTGGCCTACCTGCAACTGGGCGGCGACAGCTTCAAAACCACGGTCGATGAAGCCGCCGAAGACGTGATCGTCTGGCAAACGCTGGACGGCGAAGGGCGGGAATTGAGCCGGCAAGCGCGGTTGCCGAGGGTGATTTTTGTTAGGTAA
- a CDS encoding type II toxin-antitoxin system HigB family toxin, whose amino-acid sequence MESEVFTDFNHLKTTFASADYVDGLTVFDIGGNQFRLIAAIHYNRRKVYVRDVLTHAEYDRNAWKRRG is encoded by the coding sequence ATGGAAAGCGAAGTCTTTACCGACTTCAATCACTTAAAGACGACCTTTGCGAGTGCCGATTATGTAGACGGTTTGACCGTTTTCGATATTGGTGGCAATCAGTTTCGATTGATTGCGGCCATCCATTACAACCGCCGCAAAGTCTATGTTCGCGATGTTTTAACCCATGCCGAGTATGACCGTAATGCTTGGAAGAGGAGAGGATGA
- a CDS encoding nucleotidyltransferase substrate binding protein yields MHQDIRWKQRFANYQNALAQLTKFIDKGELNELEEQGLIQAFEYTHELAWNVLRDYLLEKGHQDIHGSRDATRLAFKLGLIEDGDSWMDMIRDRNRTSHTYNQETAQSIAGNIKQRFFGLFVQLQQKLKTLPDDAA; encoded by the coding sequence ATGCACCAAGACATCCGCTGGAAACAGCGCTTTGCCAATTATCAAAACGCTTTGGCGCAGTTGACCAAGTTCATCGACAAGGGCGAACTCAACGAGCTGGAAGAACAAGGCTTGATCCAGGCCTTCGAATATACCCATGAATTGGCTTGGAACGTGTTGCGCGATTATTTGCTGGAAAAGGGGCATCAGGACATACACGGCTCGAGGGATGCCACGCGCCTGGCATTCAAGCTGGGTTTGATCGAAGACGGCGACAGCTGGATGGATATGATTCGCGACCGGAATCGCACCAGCCATACGTATAACCAGGAAACCGCTCAATCCATTGCCGGGAATATCAAGCAACGCTTTTTCGGCTTGTTCGTCCAGTTGCAACAAAAACTGAAAACTTTACCGGATGACGCCGCTTAA
- a CDS encoding HepT-like ribonuclease domain-containing protein, with amino-acid sequence MDSGLNYDATVRNLELIGEAATHIPGEIRENNPQIPWRMIIATRNRLIHGYLGIDNDTLWSIIQTDIPELLPLLQQLQKTVTHNRRQLV; translated from the coding sequence ATCGATAGCGGATTAAACTACGATGCCACTGTCCGCAACCTGGAATTGATCGGCGAAGCCGCAACCCATATTCCCGGCGAAATTCGCGAAAACAATCCGCAAATACCCTGGCGCATGATCATCGCCACCCGCAACCGATTGATTCATGGTTATCTCGGCATCGACAACGATACCCTATGGAGCATCATCCAAACCGATATTCCCGAATTGCTGCCTTTGCTACAGCAGCTTCAGAAAACCGTAACTCATAACCGCCGGCAGCTTGTGTAG
- a CDS encoding phosphatase PAP2 family protein, with product METSKRHYYELIGLAVLAAATTSLFWFTNLDRWAAGLFFYPGNAGGVWPKQDWWFWRLLYDYAFPFTITAGGFALLTYLLSHLYDDFRSFRRQALYILLVIAIGPGLVVNLIVKDHWGRPRPVHTKEFGGEYAYVPPAKLGHSPDKSFVCGHCSVGYAFFALYFLAQNYKTLYLILTLGLAWTMGFTRMTAGGHYLSDILWSGYLVFLVAYALYYGWYLRDEPVTVLEPKIATG from the coding sequence ATGGAAACGTCTAAGCGTCACTACTATGAATTAATCGGTCTGGCCGTGCTGGCCGCGGCCACAACCTCATTGTTTTGGTTCACCAATTTGGACCGTTGGGCGGCCGGTTTGTTTTTTTACCCCGGTAATGCTGGCGGGGTTTGGCCGAAACAGGATTGGTGGTTCTGGCGACTTCTTTACGATTACGCTTTTCCATTCACCATCACTGCCGGCGGGTTTGCACTTCTGACGTACCTGCTGAGCCATCTGTACGACGACTTCCGCAGTTTTCGGCGTCAGGCCTTGTACATCTTGCTGGTGATCGCGATAGGTCCGGGGTTGGTCGTCAATCTGATCGTCAAAGATCACTGGGGCCGGCCGCGGCCGGTGCATACCAAGGAATTCGGCGGCGAATACGCTTACGTGCCGCCGGCAAAATTAGGCCATAGCCCGGACAAATCCTTCGTGTGCGGACATTGCTCGGTGGGATACGCTTTTTTTGCGCTGTATTTTTTGGCACAAAACTACAAAACGTTGTATTTAATCCTGACCTTGGGTTTGGCCTGGACCATGGGTTTTACCCGGATGACCGCCGGCGGCCATTACTTGTCCGACATACTCTGGTCCGGGTATCTGGTGTTTTTGGTGGCTTACGCCTTGTATTACGGTTGGTATCTGCGCGACGAACCGGTAACGGTGCTGGAACCGAAAATCGCCACCGGTTAA
- a CDS encoding helix-turn-helix domain-containing protein → MMKYATKSVPAPNAILQAWLPFKELVGVTRVHSEQDYAQACATIEVLLDEIRDAEDHPLADVLDYLSDQVKAYEDENFVIPEAEPKEVLRFLLEQHGLKQDHLSDIAPQGRISDILAGKRSISKDIAKRLAKRFHVHADVFL, encoded by the coding sequence ATGATGAAATACGCAACTAAATCAGTGCCAGCACCTAACGCCATTTTGCAAGCATGGCTACCTTTCAAAGAGCTGGTCGGCGTGACCCGTGTTCATAGCGAACAAGACTACGCCCAGGCGTGCGCCACCATCGAAGTCTTGCTTGACGAAATTCGGGATGCTGAAGACCATCCGCTGGCTGACGTGCTTGATTACTTGTCTGATCAGGTTAAGGCCTATGAAGATGAAAACTTTGTCATTCCAGAGGCCGAGCCCAAAGAAGTGCTGAGATTCCTGTTGGAGCAACACGGCTTAAAACAAGACCACTTAAGCGATATTGCACCACAAGGCCGGATATCCGACATCTTGGCCGGGAAGCGATCAATCAGTAAAGACATTGCCAAAAGACTAGCCAAACGCTTTCATGTGCATGCCGATGTGTTTTTGTGA
- a CDS encoding type II toxin-antitoxin system Phd/YefM family antitoxin, with product MRFSSQVKPISYLKANAAEVLLKLAECREPLVITQNGEAKAVLQDVASYEETQETLALLKILALGNRDIADGNAKPAAEVAARLRAKKTNR from the coding sequence ATGCGCTTCTCGTCTCAAGTCAAACCCATCAGTTACCTGAAAGCCAACGCCGCCGAAGTGTTATTAAAACTGGCCGAATGCCGCGAACCTTTGGTCATTACCCAAAACGGCGAAGCCAAGGCGGTGTTGCAAGATGTCGCCTCCTATGAAGAAACCCAGGAAACCCTGGCCCTGCTAAAAATTCTGGCCTTGGGTAACCGCGACATTGCGGACGGCAACGCCAAACCCGCGGCCGAAGTCGCCGCCCGACTGCGCGCGAAAAAGACGAATCGCTGA
- a CDS encoding nucleotidyltransferase family protein has product MKRNHALELLRKLKPVVAQRFGVTQLALFGSTARDEAGDNSDVDILVGFDGPATSSRYFGVQFYLEDQLGCPVDLVTDKALRPELRPFVEKDAIDV; this is encoded by the coding sequence ATGAAACGGAACCATGCTTTAGAGCTACTGAGAAAACTGAAACCCGTTGTCGCGCAACGATTCGGCGTCACACAACTGGCTTTATTTGGCTCCACAGCGCGCGACGAAGCCGGGGACAATAGCGACGTGGACATTCTGGTCGGCTTCGATGGTCCCGCCACCTCCAGCCGTTATTTCGGAGTGCAATTTTATCTGGAAGATCAGTTGGGTTGCCCGGTGGATTTAGTCACCGATAAAGCCTTGCGCCCAGAATTGCGGCCATTCGTCGAAAAGGACGCCATCGATGTCTGA
- a CDS encoding type II toxin-antitoxin system RelE/ParE family toxin, producing the protein MPAAYQVLLTRGAEQDLESLYDYIAEFDTPANADAVLDKLLQTLDDLASFPERGNFPKELAALGIQEYRQVFFKPYRIVYRIIARQVYVYLIADGRRDMQALLARRLLGE; encoded by the coding sequence ATGCCTGCTGCCTATCAAGTGCTGCTGACTCGCGGCGCCGAGCAGGATTTGGAAAGCCTTTACGACTACATCGCCGAATTCGATACGCCGGCCAATGCCGATGCCGTCCTGGACAAGTTGTTGCAAACGCTGGACGACTTGGCGAGTTTCCCGGAACGCGGCAATTTCCCGAAAGAACTTGCGGCGCTGGGGATACAGGAATACCGCCAAGTCTTCTTCAAACCCTACCGCATCGTCTATCGCATCATAGCCCGACAAGTCTATGTTTATCTGATCGCCGACGGACGGCGGGACATGCAGGCTTTGCTTGCGCGGCGGTTGCTCGGTGAATAA
- a CDS encoding DUF488 domain-containing protein: MIEHIFTIGGYGYTWDSFFDQLNQNNIDVLVDIRQRRGMRGKKYAFLNATALQAELRNRNIAYVHMKELAPTTEIRHAQKSSDATSNTTKRQRSTLSECFISLYNAEILSKNSELALQKKLEPYSRICFFCVEGAPKACHRVLVADWLSAALKIPITHIGALNA, encoded by the coding sequence ATGATCGAACACATTTTCACAATCGGTGGTTACGGGTACACTTGGGATAGTTTTTTCGACCAGTTAAACCAAAATAATATTGATGTTTTGGTCGATATACGGCAACGTCGCGGAATGCGCGGAAAAAAATACGCTTTTTTAAATGCCACTGCACTTCAGGCCGAATTGCGTAATCGGAACATAGCTTATGTTCACATGAAAGAACTAGCCCCCACAACAGAGATTCGTCATGCTCAAAAGTCGTCGGATGCTACGTCTAACACGACAAAAAGACAGCGGTCCACTCTGTCTGAATGTTTTATATCGCTGTACAATGCGGAAATTCTAAGTAAAAACTCAGAGCTCGCATTACAAAAGAAATTAGAACCATATTCACGCATTTGCTTTTTTTGCGTGGAAGGCGCACCAAAGGCTTGTCATCGAGTCCTTGTTGCGGATTGGCTGTCTGCCGCTTTAAAAATCCCCATAACTCACATAGGAGCATTGAATGCCTAG
- a CDS encoding DNA recombination protein RmuC, whose amino-acid sequence METGNGLVLAASLLGALVGYALCAWRAGKRQRNWFNQIEQQQQQIQQQAVKLAVAEERLVLLAQRESDVQELQQQLLVLKTENAELNTRQQEQHKHNEEKIRLLQDAENQLKTQFENLAHRIFEERGKQFVEHNKTSIETLVAPLKQQLGEFKQRVESVYDNETKDRISLREEIVSLRRDTQKMNQEALNLTRALKGDHKAQGNWGEMILEKVLEQSGLRKGIEYETQGAFRDEDNRLFKPDVIVRLPDNKDVVIDSKVSLNAYERYCSSDDDAERTEALKQHVEAVRAHIKGLSGKDYSSLKGLRSLDFVLLFMPIEAAFMAAFQGDEKLFNDAFEHKIVVVTPTTLLATLRTIQNIWRYEQQNENARLIADKAGALYDKIRGFVEDIEKLGNQLSTVQKTYDGIVNKLSSGQGNLLRQAGALEELGVKVKKKLPKSLTEQMDAGDDA is encoded by the coding sequence ATGGAAACAGGGAATGGGTTAGTGTTGGCCGCGTCGCTGCTGGGGGCGTTGGTGGGTTACGCGCTGTGCGCGTGGCGAGCCGGCAAACGGCAGCGGAATTGGTTTAACCAAATTGAGCAGCAGCAACAGCAGATACAGCAGCAAGCAGTAAAACTGGCGGTGGCCGAAGAACGCCTCGTCTTGTTAGCTCAACGCGAGTCGGATGTGCAAGAGTTGCAGCAACAATTACTGGTTTTGAAAACCGAAAACGCCGAACTCAATACCCGCCAGCAGGAACAACACAAACACAACGAAGAAAAAATCCGCTTGCTGCAGGACGCGGAAAATCAACTTAAAACCCAGTTCGAAAATCTGGCGCATCGAATCTTCGAGGAACGCGGCAAGCAATTCGTCGAGCATAACAAGACCAGTATCGAAACCCTGGTGGCGCCGCTGAAGCAGCAGCTCGGCGAGTTCAAACAGCGGGTGGAAAGCGTTTACGACAACGAAACCAAGGATCGCATCAGCCTGCGCGAGGAAATCGTTTCATTGCGCCGCGATACCCAGAAAATGAACCAGGAAGCGTTGAATCTGACCCGCGCGTTAAAAGGCGACCACAAGGCTCAAGGTAATTGGGGCGAGATGATTCTGGAAAAGGTGCTGGAGCAATCCGGCCTGCGCAAGGGTATCGAATACGAAACTCAGGGCGCGTTCCGCGACGAGGACAACCGGTTGTTCAAACCCGACGTGATCGTGCGCCTGCCGGATAACAAGGACGTGGTGATCGATTCCAAGGTGTCGTTAAATGCTTACGAGCGCTACTGCTCCAGCGACGACGATGCCGAACGCACCGAAGCCCTGAAGCAACACGTCGAAGCGGTGCGCGCCCACATCAAAGGCCTCAGCGGTAAGGATTATTCCAGCCTGAAAGGCCTGCGTTCGCTGGACTTCGTGCTGCTGTTCATGCCGATCGAAGCCGCCTTTATGGCCGCGTTTCAAGGCGACGAAAAACTGTTCAACGACGCCTTCGAACATAAAATCGTCGTCGTTACGCCAACCACGCTATTGGCAACTTTGCGCACGATTCAAAACATCTGGCGCTACGAACAACAAAACGAGAACGCCCGGCTGATCGCCGACAAGGCCGGCGCGCTGTACGACAAAATCCGCGGCTTCGTCGAAGACATCGAAAAACTCGGCAACCAACTCAGCACCGTGCAAAAAACCTACGACGGCATCGTCAACAAACTCAGCAGCGGCCAGGGCAATCTGTTGCGCCAAGCCGGCGCGCTCGAAGAACTGGGGGTGAAAGTCAAAAAGAAACTGCCCAAGAGCCTGACCGAACAAATGGACGCCGGTGACGACGCATGA
- a CDS encoding DUF488 domain-containing protein: MTALYSIGYGNRSWQSFLNLLVAKNCEFLIDVRSSPYSKFNQSFSRESLLKLCKEAGIRYVFMGDTLGGKPSSDEYFDSDGKIDYIKLSETREFQVGISRLITANNKKLVSFIMCSELRPQDCHRSKLIGTELKERGVEIVHIDESGKNVNQEEVIARLTGGQDDIFGSTQIISRSRGSYAKAAK, from the coding sequence ATGACCGCTTTATACAGCATAGGTTACGGCAATCGATCATGGCAGTCTTTTCTTAATCTATTGGTAGCAAAGAACTGCGAATTTCTTATTGATGTCCGTAGTAGCCCTTATTCGAAGTTCAACCAATCATTTAGCCGTGAGTCGTTGCTTAAGCTTTGTAAAGAGGCCGGCATTCGTTATGTTTTCATGGGTGATACTCTGGGAGGTAAGCCTTCTTCGGACGAATATTTTGATTCGGACGGTAAAATCGATTACATCAAATTATCCGAAACGCGCGAATTTCAAGTCGGAATTTCGAGGCTAATTACAGCCAATAATAAAAAGTTAGTTTCCTTTATCATGTGTAGTGAACTGCGGCCTCAAGATTGTCACCGAAGCAAACTAATTGGCACTGAACTCAAAGAACGCGGTGTCGAAATTGTCCATATCGACGAAAGTGGTAAAAATGTAAACCAGGAAGAGGTGATTGCTCGTTTGACTGGGGGGCAAGATGACATATTCGGGTCGACTCAGATTATTTCGCGTTCACGCGGTTCATATGCTAAAGCTGCAAAATGA
- a CDS encoding pectin acetylesterase-family hydrolase, translated as MKPFLLNAVLAGLLGSAVAAQAADVWQKVEVTPGQYSVKVGDTQKLVMPSCAFGQPYSFYVKPGKADKVLLYMNGGGACWNYQTCNIVPGQQASYVPSADVANDPKQMAGLLDAEDPENPYKNWTMVFVSYCTGDVFLGSKDTVYQNPFNPDPTDALAIKHRGFDNFLYVLDYFKRERKNKFSPLNAGGVDIDKILVAGSSAGSYGAALNYPWVQKMLGKDAKVSLLGDGGMGVITDGFLASGVFGPSSGWNIDTNLHPIFKTLPAAPAADFLPKVYRTLAAQYPKERFAQYTTAYDVVQKLFLNIMEQSDGVPADQVSGFGSWSFRMNTIAAGLKTALPKNYRAYIDPGCNHTIFRFDEFYTSALNGIRFLDWAKAIVTNDAADWQNLSCTPGVDCGEQNLTQAGVLTCLARSFGTP; from the coding sequence ATGAAACCATTTCTATTGAATGCGGTACTTGCCGGTTTGTTGGGGTCTGCCGTTGCAGCGCAAGCTGCCGACGTCTGGCAAAAAGTTGAAGTAACTCCGGGACAATATTCGGTGAAAGTCGGCGATACGCAAAAACTGGTGATGCCCAGTTGCGCATTCGGCCAACCCTATTCGTTTTACGTAAAACCGGGTAAGGCCGACAAAGTCTTGTTGTATATGAATGGCGGCGGCGCTTGCTGGAATTACCAGACATGTAACATTGTGCCGGGCCAACAGGCCAGCTATGTGCCGTCGGCCGATGTGGCCAATGATCCGAAGCAAATGGCCGGTTTGCTGGACGCCGAAGATCCGGAGAACCCGTATAAAAATTGGACCATGGTGTTTGTGTCTTATTGTACTGGCGACGTATTTTTAGGTTCCAAGGATACGGTTTACCAAAATCCGTTTAATCCCGATCCGACCGATGCGTTAGCCATTAAACACCGCGGCTTCGACAACTTTCTTTACGTACTGGATTACTTTAAACGTGAGCGGAAAAACAAATTCAGTCCGTTGAATGCCGGCGGCGTAGACATCGATAAAATCCTGGTCGCCGGTTCCAGTGCCGGTTCCTACGGCGCTGCATTGAACTATCCCTGGGTCCAAAAAATGTTGGGCAAGGACGCCAAAGTTTCGTTGCTCGGCGACGGCGGCATGGGAGTGATTACCGACGGCTTTTTGGCTTCCGGCGTATTCGGCCCCAGTTCGGGTTGGAACATCGATACCAATCTGCATCCGATATTCAAAACCTTGCCGGCTGCTCCGGCTGCCGATTTCCTGCCGAAAGTTTACAGAACCCTGGCAGCGCAATATCCGAAGGAACGATTTGCTCAATACACTACGGCTTACGATGTGGTGCAAAAATTATTCTTGAACATCATGGAACAAAGCGACGGCGTGCCGGCCGACCAAGTCTCCGGTTTCGGGAGTTGGAGTTTTAGAATGAACACAATTGCCGCCGGTTTAAAAACGGCCTTGCCGAAAAACTACCGGGCTTACATCGATCCGGGGTGCAATCACACGATATTCCGGTTCGACGAATTTTATACATCGGCCTTGAACGGCATCCGGTTCTTGGATTGGGCCAAGGCGATAGTCACCAACGATGCCGCCGATTGGCAAAATCTGAGTTGTACGCCCGGTGTCGATTGCGGCGAGCAGAATTTAACCCAGGCCGGGGTATTGACCTGTTTGGCTAGAAGTTTCGGCACTCCGTGA
- a CDS encoding IS110 family transposase, producing the protein MNSNVVGLDTAKSIFHLYSQAANDRPVKKKLRRAEMLSYFANLPVSLIGLEACGGAHYWARELTKLGHEVVLLNAKFVKAFVVGNKNDFNDAEAIFTAVTRPNKRKVAVKDDAQQDMQMLHRLRQERVAERTALANQMRGFLAERGIVLATGLNSVRKALPLILEDADNALTSTGRELFAEQYQRLVAIDADIKAHEQRISRLCEQNALSKRFRDVPGVGPITATILASDIGDGKGYTRARDYAASLGVVPRQHSSGDKQVLLGISKRGNRYLRTLLIHGARSVLKVCSGKTDPLSRWLQGLIERRGFNKAAVALANKNARILWAMATQGKAYRAGA; encoded by the coding sequence ATGAATAGTAACGTGGTGGGTCTGGATACGGCAAAAAGCATTTTTCATCTGTACAGCCAGGCGGCGAACGACAGGCCGGTGAAAAAGAAACTGAGACGGGCAGAGATGCTGAGCTATTTCGCCAACTTGCCGGTTAGTCTGATTGGCCTAGAAGCTTGTGGCGGCGCTCACTACTGGGCGCGGGAGCTGACCAAACTCGGTCATGAAGTCGTGCTGCTGAATGCCAAGTTTGTGAAGGCTTTTGTAGTCGGCAACAAGAACGACTTTAACGATGCCGAAGCCATTTTCACGGCGGTCACCCGGCCCAACAAACGTAAGGTAGCGGTGAAAGACGATGCTCAACAAGATATGCAGATGCTTCACCGCTTGCGCCAAGAACGGGTAGCCGAGCGCACGGCGCTGGCCAACCAGATGCGCGGTTTTCTGGCCGAGCGCGGCATCGTGCTGGCAACAGGCCTTAACAGCGTGCGCAAAGCCTTACCGCTGATTCTGGAAGACGCCGACAATGCACTGACGTCCACGGGCCGCGAATTGTTTGCCGAACAGTATCAGCGTCTGGTAGCCATCGACGCTGACATTAAGGCCCACGAGCAACGTATCAGCCGCTTATGCGAGCAAAATGCGCTGAGTAAACGATTTCGGGACGTGCCGGGTGTTGGGCCGATCACCGCCACCATCCTGGCTTCGGACATTGGCGACGGCAAGGGCTATACCCGAGCACGTGATTACGCCGCCAGTCTGGGCGTGGTGCCCAGACAACACAGTAGTGGCGACAAACAGGTATTACTGGGGATTAGCAAACGCGGCAACCGCTACTTGCGCACCTTGTTGATCCACGGTGCGCGATCAGTGCTAAAAGTGTGCAGCGGCAAGACCGATCCGCTGAGTCGCTGGCTGCAAGGTCTGATCGAACGACGAGGCTTCAACAAAGCCGCCGTGGCGCTGGCCAACAAGAATGCCCGGATACTCTGGGCGATGGCGACGCAGGGCAAAGCATACCGAGCGGGGGCATAA
- a CDS encoding nucleotidyltransferase domain-containing protein, giving the protein MTPLNSEISDRFGLKPHIISAIQCVFAKHPQVERAVLYGSRAKGNYRPGSDIDLTLLGESLTYADLCRIETEIDDLLLPYTLDLSLYAQIDNADLREHIRRVGQEFYSS; this is encoded by the coding sequence ATGACGCCGCTTAACTCTGAAATCAGTGACCGGTTTGGTTTAAAGCCGCACATCATCAGCGCGATTCAATGCGTATTTGCCAAACATCCACAGGTTGAACGCGCGGTTTTGTACGGTTCGCGGGCCAAGGGTAACTATCGCCCTGGTTCCGACATCGATTTGACGCTACTCGGCGAAAGCTTGACTTATGCCGACCTCTGCCGGATCGAAACGGAAATCGACGATTTGTTGCTGCCTTACACGCTGGATTTATCGCTTTACGCGCAGATTGATAACGCTGATTTGCGCGAGCATATTCGGCGCGTCGGGCAAGAATTCTATTCGTCCTGA
- a CDS encoding DUF4194 domain-containing protein, with product MAETDPEIALQYDLSTVVIPLLKGVIYQETDGGLWSALLNLQARVRDYVAVLGLELVLDEAEGYAFLRSRQLEGVDDEAAPKLPRLIARRPLSFPVSLLLALLRKRLAEFDRGGGETRLVLSREDIVELIRVFLPQRSNEARLIDQIETHINKVVELGFLRKLKTAANQSASYEVRRILKAFVDAQWLSEFDARLAEYQTQLTAGGE from the coding sequence ATGGCCGAAACCGACCCCGAAATAGCTCTCCAATACGACTTGTCGACCGTTGTGATTCCCTTGCTGAAAGGCGTGATCTACCAGGAAACCGACGGCGGATTGTGGAGCGCGCTGCTGAATCTGCAGGCCAGGGTGCGGGATTACGTGGCGGTGTTGGGTTTGGAGTTGGTGTTGGACGAGGCTGAGGGCTATGCGTTTTTGCGTTCGCGCCAGCTGGAGGGTGTGGACGACGAGGCGGCGCCGAAGTTGCCGCGTTTGATCGCCCGCCGGCCCTTGTCGTTTCCGGTCAGTTTGTTGCTGGCCTTGTTGCGCAAACGTTTGGCCGAGTTCGACCGGGGCGGCGGCGAGACCCGGCTGGTGTTGTCGCGCGAGGACATCGTCGAATTGATCCGGGTGTTTTTGCCGCAACGCAGCAACGAAGCGCGGCTGATCGATCAGATCGAAACCCATATCAATAAGGTGGTCGAACTGGGATTTTTACGTAAACTCAAGACCGCTGCCAATCAATCCGCCAGTTACGAGGTCAGGCGCATTCTCAAGGCTTTCGTCGATGCGCAATGGTTGTCGGAGTTCGACGCGCGGCTGGCCGAATACCAAACCCAATTGACCGCTGGCGGGGAATAA